The Anaerolineae bacterium genome window below encodes:
- a CDS encoding ABC transporter permease, producing MSATVPPLSQQRTAGAVRLLARPAIRHFRLTTSHIAAAIGTLLIIGLVLTAVFADVLSPYSPAERVGRPFARPSAEHLLGTNDIGQDILSELIYGTRISLTVGVTAALVTITIGTAIGVLAGYYRRLGSILMRLTDIVLVLPFLPLLIMLAAYLGRSLWNTVIIIGLLSWAGTARIIRSQVLTIVHQDYILAAQGIGATHRHILYHHILPQVLLLATGQFVQATNAAILLEAALSFLGLGDPTQKSWGTVLYWAQVRGAFLTPAWLWWVLPPGLLIALASLGFALIGFALEQVINPRLRHNR from the coding sequence CCCGCTATCACAGCAGCGCACCGCCGGGGCTGTCCGGCTGCTGGCCCGCCCAGCGATCCGGCACTTCCGCCTGACAACCAGCCATATCGCCGCCGCCATCGGCACGCTGCTGATCATCGGCCTGGTTCTGACGGCAGTCTTCGCTGATGTGCTCAGCCCTTACAGCCCTGCTGAGCGCGTCGGGCGCCCCTTCGCCCGGCCCAGTGCGGAACATCTGCTGGGCACTAATGACATCGGCCAGGATATCCTCAGCGAACTGATCTACGGCACGCGCATCTCGCTCACGGTAGGCGTGACCGCCGCGCTGGTGACCATCACGATTGGGACGGCTATCGGCGTGCTGGCCGGGTACTACCGGCGGCTGGGTAGTATCCTGATGCGCCTGACCGATATCGTGCTGGTGCTGCCCTTCCTGCCGCTGCTGATCATGCTGGCCGCCTACCTGGGGCGCAGCCTGTGGAACACGGTCATCATCATCGGCCTGTTGAGCTGGGCGGGCACGGCGCGGATCATCCGTTCCCAGGTGCTGACCATTGTGCACCAGGATTACATCCTGGCAGCGCAGGGCATCGGCGCCACCCATCGCCACATCCTCTACCATCACATCCTGCCACAAGTGCTCCTGCTGGCCACCGGACAGTTCGTACAGGCCACCAACGCCGCGATCCTGCTGGAGGCGGCGCTGAGCTTCCTGGGACTGGGCGATCCGACCCAGAAAAGCTGGGGGACAGTGCTGTACTGGGCGCAGGTGCGCGGGGCCTTCCTGACCCCGGCCTGGCTGTGGTGGGTGCTGCCGCCGGGATTGCTGATCGCCCTGGCTTCGCTGGGCTTCGCCCTGATCGGCTTTGCCCTGGAGCAGGTCATCAACCCGCGCCTGCGCCACAACCGTTGA